One segment of Candidatus Hydrogenedentota bacterium DNA contains the following:
- a CDS encoding PspA/IM30 family protein produces the protein MFGKVWRALIAQVNKLANFFWEMDPIAQMQLEYDNAVEQLKEGRTGLEQYRALVERVSRQVKNDQKRITDLTAKVKSYLSVNDRDTAGKFAIELKRAQDELKENEEQLKLHEASYENYLTKIQHATKKLNELQNKIHKYDAELKMSAAEAEVSKLAQSLNFDITTDFGQLEDVIQRQIDTNRAKVRVAADLSGQGIQEIEAERRVEEQQAEDLLRQFEVDMGLKTPETAGIQPREKTLGSEQPESSPEQKEAALKEVEKQIGS, from the coding sequence ATGTTCGGCAAAGTCTGGCGGGCGTTGATTGCGCAGGTGAACAAGCTGGCCAATTTCTTCTGGGAAATGGACCCCATCGCCCAGATGCAGCTCGAGTACGACAACGCCGTCGAACAACTCAAGGAAGGGCGCACCGGCCTCGAGCAATACCGCGCGCTTGTCGAGCGAGTTTCGCGCCAAGTCAAAAACGACCAAAAACGTATTACCGACCTCACGGCGAAGGTGAAGAGCTACCTTTCGGTGAACGACCGCGACACGGCGGGTAAGTTCGCGATCGAATTGAAGCGCGCGCAGGACGAGCTGAAAGAAAACGAAGAGCAGCTCAAGCTGCACGAGGCGAGCTACGAAAACTATCTTACGAAGATCCAGCACGCGACCAAGAAGCTGAACGAACTTCAGAACAAGATTCACAAGTACGACGCCGAACTGAAGATGAGCGCGGCGGAAGCGGAAGTCAGCAAGCTCGCGCAGAGTCTCAACTTTGACATCACCACCGACTTCGGCCAACTTGAAGACGTCATCCAGCGCCAGATAGACACGAACCGCGCGAAGGTGCGAGTCGCCGCCGATTTGTCGGGCCAGGGCATTCAGGAAATCGAGGCGGAGCGCCGCGTCGAAGAACAGCAGGCGGAAGACCTGTTGCGCCAGTTCGAGGTTGACATGGGCCTGAAAACGCCGGAAACCGCGGGCATCCAGCCGCGCGAAAAGACCTTGGGGAGCGAGCAACCCGAATCGTCGCCCGAACAGAAAGAAGCGGCGTTGAAAGAAGTCGAGAAACAGATCGGCTCGTAA
- a CDS encoding OmpA family protein: protein MSDQPGGRPKTAFYVVLFFVVAGLAVYGLRDVFFPAPQSPQPQQTAPIAPGDLQQALTPATTPAPDTGEGAEAPDSNAVTTVKEYNFVASEKLPPVSGVSSYEPLADRTVKFALNVWAGWAPIVLFNEGKGPGKLWTTPNGEPFKVELVLIDNPVDMRDAYAAGRLHVGWGTLDMIPLFMEDLQKDSRIMPRVFQQVDWSNGGDGIVIRRSAAKDPQRPTIADLRGKTVVLAQNSPSQFFVLNALINGGVQPAEVTFMYTLDAFQAAAAFNTDKNIAACVSWAPDIYNLTEIPSNHLLVTTATANKLIADVWFARADFAKDHPDICEGLVRGIFEGMEMMKTDAGKQQAAGHMSKLYNIPGDECLAMLGDAHSTNYAENRDFFMNANNPANFERTWNTAYYLYRHIGKVSSPVPFDKVMDFSIIQKLGGEEKYANSKNEYQVQFTPKTVQSIKAESGEILTKVVTFHFYPNSYDLYKKVTATENGRDVEKMYDPNVDFVLEEVGKLAGQFGAARIIIEGHTDSSMKGKVPANLVKELSDHRANAVKEALINKFPTLDPKQFSSTGLGWDVPADPTNPLDQAKNRRVEVKVYPLEAAE, encoded by the coding sequence ATGAGCGACCAACCCGGTGGCCGTCCCAAGACGGCGTTCTACGTAGTCCTTTTCTTCGTTGTTGCGGGCCTCGCCGTATATGGCTTGCGGGACGTGTTCTTCCCCGCGCCGCAGTCGCCGCAGCCGCAACAAACGGCGCCGATCGCTCCGGGTGACTTGCAGCAGGCCTTGACTCCGGCTACGACACCTGCGCCTGACACCGGCGAAGGCGCCGAAGCACCGGATTCCAATGCCGTCACGACGGTGAAGGAATACAACTTCGTGGCGTCGGAGAAGCTTCCGCCCGTCAGCGGCGTGAGTTCATACGAACCGCTTGCGGACCGCACCGTGAAATTCGCGCTGAACGTGTGGGCCGGCTGGGCGCCGATCGTGCTGTTTAACGAAGGCAAAGGCCCGGGCAAACTCTGGACAACGCCGAATGGCGAGCCATTCAAGGTCGAGTTGGTCTTGATCGACAATCCGGTCGATATGCGCGACGCCTACGCGGCAGGCAGGCTCCACGTCGGTTGGGGCACACTCGACATGATCCCGCTCTTCATGGAAGACCTGCAAAAGGACAGCCGCATCATGCCGCGCGTGTTTCAGCAGGTGGACTGGTCGAACGGCGGTGACGGCATCGTCATTCGCCGCAGCGCCGCGAAGGACCCGCAGCGCCCGACCATCGCCGATCTTCGCGGCAAGACGGTCGTGCTCGCACAGAACTCGCCGAGCCAGTTCTTCGTATTGAACGCGTTGATCAACGGCGGCGTGCAGCCCGCCGAAGTGACGTTCATGTATACGCTGGATGCATTCCAGGCGGCGGCGGCGTTTAACACAGACAAGAACATTGCGGCCTGCGTAAGCTGGGCGCCGGACATCTACAACCTCACCGAGATTCCGTCGAACCATCTGCTTGTCACGACCGCGACCGCGAATAAACTCATCGCGGACGTGTGGTTCGCGCGCGCGGACTTTGCGAAAGACCACCCCGACATCTGCGAAGGCCTTGTGCGCGGCATTTTTGAAGGCATGGAGATGATGAAGACCGACGCGGGCAAACAGCAGGCGGCCGGCCACATGTCGAAGCTATACAACATACCCGGCGACGAATGCCTTGCGATGCTCGGCGACGCCCACTCGACGAATTACGCCGAGAACCGCGACTTCTTCATGAACGCGAACAACCCGGCGAATTTCGAGCGCACATGGAATACGGCGTATTACTTGTATCGCCACATCGGCAAGGTCAGTTCGCCGGTGCCGTTCGACAAGGTGATGGATTTCTCGATCATCCAGAAGCTGGGCGGCGAAGAGAAATACGCGAACAGCAAGAACGAGTACCAGGTCCAGTTCACGCCAAAAACGGTGCAAAGTATCAAGGCCGAGAGCGGCGAAATCCTCACCAAGGTCGTGACGTTCCATTTCTACCCGAACAGCTACGATCTGTATAAGAAGGTGACGGCTACCGAGAACGGCAGAGACGTCGAGAAGATGTACGACCCGAACGTCGACTTCGTGCTCGAAGAAGTGGGCAAGCTCGCGGGCCAGTTCGGCGCGGCACGCATCATCATCGAAGGCCACACGGACAGCAGCATGAAGGGCAAGGTCCCCGCGAACCTGGTGAAGGAACTCTCGGACCACCGCGCAAACGCGGTGAAAGAAGCCCTCATCAACAAATTCCCAACGCTCGATCCGAAACAGTTCAGCTCCACGGGCCTTGGGTGGGACGTGCCGGCCGATCCGACAAACCCGCTCGATCAGGCGAAAAACCGCCGCGTGGAAGTTAAAGTGTATCCGTTGGAAGCGGCCGAATAG
- a CDS encoding ABC transporter permease subunit → MNALRRMRALIAEWIVIRSRPSALEGAVMSVVCIALAFAVWYVVTAGRVEDRIVDPYTLPSVSETFNTIDELWFDRALARSAMASLGRVLGGFALAAAIAVPLGVCAGAFLRLNAFLRPLSIFGRNIPIAALIPLTLMWFGLDELQKVMFIFLASVAFIFADTVRSIEDVPDSYLDAAYTLGAQFVPKHGGKVAVVLGLAYGAVFGIAYYALAQRPGPNDVELISAWRIGLAEVTIVGFAAGFLLWFPPLAYQAVQKVLLPLAMPDIVNSLRLLFGLAFGYIMLAEVINAEKGLGAIINLSQRQGPREHIYLSLILIALLAFGIDRALLTVQRWCFPYKRIGEH, encoded by the coding sequence ATGAACGCTTTACGGCGCATGCGCGCGCTGATCGCCGAATGGATCGTGATTCGGAGCAGGCCATCGGCACTCGAAGGCGCGGTAATGTCCGTTGTTTGTATCGCGCTGGCGTTCGCGGTGTGGTATGTCGTGACGGCGGGCCGCGTCGAAGACCGCATCGTCGATCCCTACACGCTGCCGAGCGTGTCCGAAACTTTCAACACGATAGACGAATTGTGGTTCGACCGCGCACTGGCGCGGAGCGCCATGGCGAGCTTGGGCCGCGTGCTCGGCGGGTTTGCGCTCGCGGCGGCAATTGCCGTGCCGTTAGGCGTTTGTGCGGGCGCATTTCTTCGGCTGAACGCGTTCCTGCGGCCCCTTTCGATCTTCGGGCGCAACATCCCCATCGCCGCGCTCATTCCGCTGACGTTGATGTGGTTTGGCCTAGACGAATTGCAGAAGGTGATGTTTATCTTCCTCGCGTCGGTGGCGTTTATATTCGCGGATACCGTGCGCTCGATCGAAGACGTGCCGGACAGCTACCTCGACGCCGCGTATACGCTTGGCGCGCAGTTCGTTCCCAAACATGGCGGAAAAGTCGCGGTAGTACTTGGCCTCGCATACGGCGCGGTGTTCGGCATCGCGTACTACGCGCTGGCGCAGCGGCCGGGGCCAAACGACGTCGAATTGATTTCGGCCTGGCGCATTGGACTAGCCGAAGTGACAATCGTCGGGTTTGCCGCCGGGTTCCTGTTGTGGTTCCCGCCGCTTGCTTATCAGGCGGTGCAGAAAGTGCTGCTGCCGCTGGCCATGCCCGACATCGTGAACAGCCTGCGGTTGCTGTTCGGTCTCGCGTTCGGTTACATCATGTTGGCCGAAGTCATCAACGCGGAGAAGGGTCTCGGCGCGATAATCAACCTTAGCCAGCGACAAGGCCCGCGCGAGCACATTTATCTTTCGCTGATCCTGATTGCGCTGCTCGCTTTTGGAATCGACCGCGCTCTTCTGACTGTTCAGCGCTGGTGTTTTCCCTATAAGCGAATTGGAGAGCACTAA
- a CDS encoding ABC transporter ATP-binding protein, with the protein MAGAVTGLPPCSITEFPRGAAKVGAAPIIEFKGVTKTFSAGTKNAFTAIRDVTFSVEDVEGHGEFVAILGPSGCGKSTVLRLIAGLGPHHPATRGDVLLSGNPITGPGPDRGMVFQDYTSFDNRTVLDNVAFGLECRGVPKRERYELAKEWIGKVKLDPVKDAYKYPHQLSGGMRQRVAIARTLILKPRVILMDEPFGALDPATRHNMQDLLIELWKEVQATVFFITHDVNESVFLGDRCYIFSNSPGTIIHQFRISPPDRPARLIIREKSFLETVYHVREILDGLEEGKT; encoded by the coding sequence ATGGCGGGCGCCGTGACAGGCTTGCCTCCGTGCAGCATCACCGAATTCCCGCGCGGCGCCGCGAAGGTGGGCGCCGCCCCCATCATCGAGTTCAAAGGTGTGACGAAGACGTTCAGCGCCGGTACGAAGAACGCGTTCACGGCCATTCGCGACGTCACGTTCAGCGTCGAGGATGTCGAGGGGCATGGCGAGTTCGTGGCAATACTCGGGCCGAGCGGTTGCGGGAAAAGCACCGTGCTTCGCCTAATCGCTGGGCTCGGCCCGCACCATCCCGCGACGCGCGGCGACGTGTTGTTGTCCGGCAACCCGATTACCGGCCCCGGCCCCGACCGGGGAATGGTGTTCCAGGACTATACGAGTTTCGACAACCGCACCGTGCTCGACAATGTCGCGTTCGGCCTCGAATGCCGCGGCGTGCCGAAGCGCGAGCGGTACGAACTTGCGAAGGAATGGATCGGCAAGGTCAAGCTTGACCCGGTGAAGGACGCGTACAAGTATCCGCACCAACTGTCCGGCGGCATGCGGCAGCGCGTCGCCATTGCGCGCACGTTGATCCTCAAGCCGCGCGTCATCCTGATGGACGAACCGTTCGGCGCACTCGACCCGGCCACGCGGCACAATATGCAGGACCTGTTGATCGAACTTTGGAAAGAGGTCCAGGCCACGGTCTTCTTCATCACGCACGACGTTAACGAGTCCGTGTTTCTCGGCGACCGCTGTTACATTTTCAGCAACTCACCGGGCACGATCATTCACCAGTTCCGCATCTCTCCTCCCGACCGCCCCGCCCGGCTCATCATCCGCGAGAAGTCTTTCCTTGAAACGGTTTATCATGTCCGCGAGATTCTGGATGGCCTCGAAGAAGGGAAGACATGA